The Paraburkholderia megapolitana genomic sequence CGCCCATGCATGCTACGGGGTTTGGATGGGGATTCACAGCTTCAGGCCGGACTTCCTTCGATCTGGGGGAGTTATGCGATGGATAGGCAGGGTTGCCTGGTTCAGGCTGCTGCTCTCAGTGACCGCTCGCTGTTCTACTCATCTACGTCGTATACGGCAGTAGTGCCATCCGTGGACCGCTCTTATTACCTTTGCAGACCGCTCGTGCGTTCGACGCATCGTCGGGCCCTGATTGCTTCGATCGCAATGAATTGAGACATCGGACTGCCGGATGCTGCAGCAGCGCCGTGCCGGTCTCTTGTTCGTCGTGGATGAGAGAGTGAGGTGGACGAGGTAATCGGATCGATGTAAAGGCCGGGTATCCTGGTGTTCCCGTGTTCATTGGGCGCGATAGGGGGGGCAATGTGTCGAGGCTAGTGCAGCTCAGGAACTGCTGGCGGCGAGCCTTTGCGACAGTAAGGTTGCTGACGCAGCCTGCAACGGAGATAGCATGGTGACACGCAGTGTTCGAGGCCCGAAACGCCGGGTGACTCCAATAGATGTAGACCTGACGCCGCGCTGGAGGACGTTGATGCCGATCCTGGTCTCGGCCATCGAGAACGGAACAGAGACTGGAAAAGCGAATGCCCGACGCAATCTGCTGAAGCTTGCCTGTGAGATCGATCGCGCGAATCGGTGGAATCGGCGCATGCAAGGTGCGCTCGCGCGTCTGGCAAAAATTTGGCCCAAGGGGGATGACATGCTTGATGGAGATGAGAGGGCTGCGTTGACCGAGGCCGCCGAAGTGCTGGCGATCGGCGCAGCTGCCGATATTCGCAGGAAACGCCGATCGGGTTCCACCTCCCTATCAGGTAGTTCCAGGCGGCGATAGTATTGATCGCATGAAGCGAGACAGTGAGCAAACAGATCTGAAACGTCCGCTGACAGCACCCTGTTGGCAACGTGAAAAGCTTGAGCAAGGAAACACACAAAAAAACACACAAATCATGCAGACGTACGCAACAAATCGTAAAACGCGCTGCTAGAATTTCTGCGACATCACTGAGCGTGCGAACGCCGTTCAACCGGTGCCGCGTCGTGTGTCTGCGCTGTTTTGCAGCGCGACATGTCACGCGTTGCGATCTCTGTATTTGCAGCCTGGATGCAGCTTTTGCATCACTTGACTGACAACCTGTCGTACCCACATCGACAGGTCGGGCACGCGATGTTTGCGTGATGCCTTCACTTGTCTGTCAAATGGGGGCTTCAATATTACAGACCATTACCGGAGTGCTTCGCACGCTGCCTGCCCGGCGGCGCGGCGCGTTTTGACGCGGCCGTCGCCGGTGCAAAACCAGGAGCAGCGGTCGTGCAGATTGACACACTCTTACTTTTATCCGTCGAAGTGTTTTGCGCAGTTATTTATCCGGAGTAACCGGCGATGACCGCGCATACGTTGTCCCTATTCCAATGGCTGCTGATCGTGTTGTGCTGTGCCGCCACGATCTACGCACTGCTCGCCGCGGTCGCGATGCCGCGTTTCACGAAACGTGGTCTAAGCGGCGAGCGTCACGCGGGTAAGCCGCGACCCCACGGCACGCTGAGAGAGCCGGTGGCATCGGTGAGCGTGCTGAAGCCGCTTTGCGGCATGGAGCCGCATCTGTTCGAGAATCTCGCCACTTTTTGCGAACAGACGCATCAGTGCGTTCAACTGCTGTTTGGTGTTTCGTCGGCGGCCGATCCGGCGATCGCTGTCGTGCGCCGCCTGCAAAAGAAGTATCCGCGGCACGACATCGCCTTGATCGACGATCCACGCGTGTACGGCAGCAATCTCAAGGTCAGCAACCTCATCAACATGGCGCGCAATGCACGACACGATGTGATTGTCGTGGCGGATAGCGACATCGCGGTCGAGCCGGATTATCTCGAGCAGGTCACGGCACCGCTCGCGGACCCTCGTGTCGGTATCGTCACGTGCCTGTATCGTGCGCGCAGTATCGGTAGTTACTGGTCGCGCGTGGGGGCGTTGTTCATCGACGAATGGTTTGCGCCGTCGGTGCGCATCGCGCATGCGGGCGGTTCGCGCGGCTTCGGTTTCGGCGCCACGCTCGCGTTGCGCCGCTCGACGCTCGATGACATCGGCGGCTTCGAAGCGCTGAAAAACTGTCTCGCCGACGACTACCTGCTTGCCGAACACACGCGTCGGCTCGGTCTCGAGACGGTACTGTCGCCGGTGACGGTTGCAACCGATGTAATCGAGCGCGGCTTCATCCCGCTATGGACGCGCGAAATGCGCTGGCTGCGCACGATCCGCTCGGTGAATCCAGCGGGCTTCGCGTTTCTCTTCGTCACATTCACGTCGCCGTGGCTGCTGGCCGGCGCGCTGCTCGCACTGAGCCTGCACGCGCATCATCCCGACGCTGCGCTGGGTATGGCAATCGGCACGCTGAGCGGTCTCATCGCACGCGTGGCGCTGCATGCACGCGAGGCACGGGCCGGCCGCACGTTCTGGCGCGACCTGCCGCTCGTGCCGCTGCGCGATGGCTTGCTCGCGCTGCAATGGCTCGGCGCGGCGTTTGGCTCGCAGGTGGTGTGGCGCGGTGCGCGGATGTCGATTGCGAACCGCGTCGAAGCGCCGACTGCATCGATCATGGAAATGTCGGATGGCGGCTGAGGTATGTTGATGAAGTGCCGCAAATCCGACGAATAACGGCTGTCAGATTTCAAATACAGGTTGCAGGAGCATTCATGAAAACGCTGTTTTTGCAGGCACCGTCGTATGACGGTTTCGACGGCGGCGCGGGTTCGCGCTATCAGGCGAAGCGCGAGATCCGCTCGTTCTGGTACCCGACGTGGCTCGCGCAGCCCGCGGCGCTCGTACCCGGTAGCCGCGTGCTCGACGCGCCCGCCGACGAGTTATCTGTCGACGCGACACTCGACATCGCGCAAGACTACGAGCTGGTCGTGATCCACACGAGCACGCCGTCCTTTCCCACCGATGCCTTGTTTGCCGAAGACCTCAAGAAGCGTCGTCCGGACGTGCTGATTGGCATGGTCGGCGCGAAGGTCGCGGTCGATCCGCATAACTCGCTGACCGCATCGGAAGCGATCGATTTCGTCTGTCGCGAAGAGTTCGATTTCACCTGCCAGGAAGTCGCCGAAGGCAAGCCGTTCGCGCAGATTCTGGGTCTGAGTTATCGCGCGGCGGATGGCTCCATCGAACACAACGGCGCACGTCCGATCCTCGAGAACATGGACGAGCTCCCGTTCGTCGCGCCGGTCTACAAACGCGACCTGAAGATCGATAACTACTTCATCGGTTATCTGAAGCATCCGTATGTGTCGATCTACACGGGCCGCGGTTGCCGCTCGAAGTGCACGTTCTGCCTGTGGCCGCAGACAGTGGGCGGCCATCGCTACCGCACACGCTCGGTGGAGAACGTGCTTGAAGAAGTGAAGTGGATCCGCGACAACATGCCTGAAGTGAAGGAGATCATGTTCGACGACGACACGTTCACCGACTTCAAGCCGCGCGTGGAAGAGATCGCGCGTGGGCTGGGCAAGCTCGGCGTGACGTGGTCGTGCAACGCGAAGGCCAACGTGCCGTACGCGACGCTGAAGATCATGAAGGAGAACGGTCTGCGGCTACTGCTCGTGGGTTACGAATCAGGTGACGACCAGATCCTGCTGAACATCAAGAAGGGACTGCGCACGGACATCGCGCGCCGCTTTAGCGAAGACTGCCGCACGCTCGGTATCAAGATTCACGGCACGTTCATTCTCGGATTGCCGGGCGAGACGCAGGAGACGATCGTCAAGACGATCGAGTACGCGAAGGAAATCAATCCGCACACGATCCAGGTCTCACTGGCGGCGCCTTATCCGGGCACGACGCTGTATAACCAGGCGGTCGAGAACGGCTGGCTCGAAGAGAACAAGGTGATCAACCTGGTGAGCCGCTCGGGTGTGCAGCTAGCGGCGATCGGTTATCCGCATCTGTCGCGCGACGAGATCTACCATCAGCTGGAGCGCTTCTACCGGCAGTTCTATTTCCGGCCGTCGAAGATCTGGGAGATCGTGCGCGAGATGCTGACGAGCTGGGAGATGATGAAGCGGCGTCTGCGCGAAGGCGTCGAGTTTTTCCGTTTCCTGCGTGCGCACGAGGCGTGATGACCGACGAGGCTCGCCTGCCGCAACGCACGCTGATCGTCACCGCGGACGACTTCGGTCTGCATCCGCGCGTGAACGAAGCGGTCGAACGCGCGCATCTGTATGGCGTATTGACGGCCGCGAGCCTGATGGTCGCGGCGCCCGCGGCCGACGATGCGGTGGAGCGCGCGCGACGTCTGCCCGGATTGCGGGTCGGCCTGCATCTGGTGCTGGCGGACGGTCCGGCGCAGTTGCCGCATTCGGTGATTCCCGACCTCGTCGACAAGCAAGGCCGTTTCGGCGATCACATGGTGCGCGACGGTTTTCGTTTCTTCTTCCTGCCGCAGGTGCGTGCGCAGCTCGCACGGGAAATTCGCGCGCAGTTCGAGGCGTTTTCAAGAACCGGACTGTCGCTCGATCACGTGAACACGCACAAGCATTTTCATCTTCATCCGACCGTGCTCACGCTGATTCTTGCGATCGGTCGCGAGTATGGGATGCGCGCCGTGCGGCTGCCGCGCGAGGCGCATGCACCCGTCTGGCTGCGACCGTGGATCGCCCTCGTACGGAGCCGGCTCGACCGTGCGGGGGTCGCACATAACGATTACGTGGTGGGTATCGCGCAGACTGGGCGCATGGACGAGGCTGCGCTGCTCGACGCGCTCGCGAATCTGCCGCGCGGTGTCGGCGAGATCTATTGCCATCCTGCAGCGCCAGGCGACGAACCGCTCACACCGGCGATGCACGCCTATCGCCACGCCGACGAACTCGATGCATTGTTGTCACCGCGCGTAGCCGCTGCAATCGAAGCCGCCGGCGCGACCTGCGGCGGATTTGCCGACGTACTTGCACGCAACACGTGCGATACGTGCGGTAAGCACGACAAGCGCGGCGCGTCGCTGTCATGAAACGACTGCAATGGGCGGCGCTGCCCGTCGGCGTCGCGATTCTGATCGGGCTCGTGTTGCACGAGGGCGCGCGCGACGTGCTGCAGACGTTGCGCAGCGCCGGCTACGTGCTGCTATGGCTCGTGCCGTTGCATGCGCTGCCGCTGCTGCTCGATGCGTATGCGTGGCATCTGCTGCTCGCGCGGCGTGCGCGGCTCGTGTTTCTGTGGTGGGTGGCGGCGGTGCGCGAAGCGGTCAGCCGGTTGTTGCCGGTGGCGAGCGTGGGCGGCGAGATCGTCGGTATCCGGCTTGCGCGCTGGCGTGTCGACGACGCGAGCGCTGTGAGCGCATCGGTGATCGTCGAGGTGCTAGTTACGATGGCGGTGCAGTATGCGTTTGCGGCGCTGGGGCTCGTGCTGATCGTGGCGTCGAGCAGCGCCGCGGATACGTGGCACACGATCGGCGCCGCGCTGCTGCTGTCGTTACCGGTGCCGCTCGTCGCGGTCATGTTGATGCGGCGCGGCGGCATCTTTCAGGCGCTCGAGCGCTGGGCGGCACGCCTGCTCGGCGATGCGCATCCGTGGTTGCAGGGCATCGACGGCAAGCGGCTCGATGTCGACATCGACGCGCTGATGCGCCGCACGGGGCTGCTGCTGTGCGCATTCGCGTGGCAGTTTGCCGGGTATGCGCTTGGCGCGCTCGAAACCTGGTGGGCGCTTTCGCTGCTCGGGCATCCGGTGTCGGTGGGCGGCGCGCTCGCCATCGAGGCGCTGACCCAGGCCGTACGTCACGCGGCGTTCATCGTGCCGGGGGGCGTCGGTGTGCAGGAGGCGACAATTGTGTTGCTCGCGCAACTATTTGGCGTGAACCATGAAGCGGCGCTGTCGCTTGCACTAGTCAAGCGGATGCGGGAAATCGTGTTCGGTTGTCTTGCGCTTGCGTCGTGGCAGGTGGCGGAGTTGATGCGAACGCGTACCCGGCGTGTCGGGCGTCCCGGACGCAACGCGGAATCTCCCGCCGATCCGGTGTAAGCACGCACCAGTACCGTTCGTACTTTGCGTTTCGATTGTGACAAACCGGTCGCCGCGCGAGGCGATCGGAAACAGCGATTCGATATCTTTGCAGCGCGCAACGCGAGGGTTGTTACCTCCGGCGTATCGTTGCGAAACGGAGCGCTGTATATTGCCGTTTTCGCCGGCGCGTATGCCGTGCATTCTGTCTGAGATTCCACGTCGAAGTGACTAAAGAAAGCGGATACTGACGTTCCGCGAACTGCAGGAATGACCGCGGACATCGAGGAAACAGCTTTCGCTGGGGAGCGTGAGATGGGTAACCGTT encodes the following:
- the hpnI gene encoding bacteriohopanetetrol glucosamine biosynthesis glycosyltransferase HpnI is translated as MTAHTLSLFQWLLIVLCCAATIYALLAAVAMPRFTKRGLSGERHAGKPRPHGTLREPVASVSVLKPLCGMEPHLFENLATFCEQTHQCVQLLFGVSSAADPAIAVVRRLQKKYPRHDIALIDDPRVYGSNLKVSNLINMARNARHDVIVVADSDIAVEPDYLEQVTAPLADPRVGIVTCLYRARSIGSYWSRVGALFIDEWFAPSVRIAHAGGSRGFGFGATLALRRSTLDDIGGFEALKNCLADDYLLAEHTRRLGLETVLSPVTVATDVIERGFIPLWTREMRWLRTIRSVNPAGFAFLFVTFTSPWLLAGALLALSLHAHHPDAALGMAIGTLSGLIARVALHAREARAGRTFWRDLPLVPLRDGLLALQWLGAAFGSQVVWRGARMSIANRVEAPTASIMEMSDGG
- the hpnJ gene encoding hopanoid biosynthesis associated radical SAM protein HpnJ, encoding MKTLFLQAPSYDGFDGGAGSRYQAKREIRSFWYPTWLAQPAALVPGSRVLDAPADELSVDATLDIAQDYELVVIHTSTPSFPTDALFAEDLKKRRPDVLIGMVGAKVAVDPHNSLTASEAIDFVCREEFDFTCQEVAEGKPFAQILGLSYRAADGSIEHNGARPILENMDELPFVAPVYKRDLKIDNYFIGYLKHPYVSIYTGRGCRSKCTFCLWPQTVGGHRYRTRSVENVLEEVKWIRDNMPEVKEIMFDDDTFTDFKPRVEEIARGLGKLGVTWSCNAKANVPYATLKIMKENGLRLLLVGYESGDDQILLNIKKGLRTDIARRFSEDCRTLGIKIHGTFILGLPGETQETIVKTIEYAKEINPHTIQVSLAAPYPGTTLYNQAVENGWLEENKVINLVSRSGVQLAAIGYPHLSRDEIYHQLERFYRQFYFRPSKIWEIVREMLTSWEMMKRRLREGVEFFRFLRAHEA
- the hpnK gene encoding hopanoid biosynthesis-associated protein HpnK codes for the protein MTDEARLPQRTLIVTADDFGLHPRVNEAVERAHLYGVLTAASLMVAAPAADDAVERARRLPGLRVGLHLVLADGPAQLPHSVIPDLVDKQGRFGDHMVRDGFRFFFLPQVRAQLAREIRAQFEAFSRTGLSLDHVNTHKHFHLHPTVLTLILAIGREYGMRAVRLPREAHAPVWLRPWIALVRSRLDRAGVAHNDYVVGIAQTGRMDEAALLDALANLPRGVGEIYCHPAAPGDEPLTPAMHAYRHADELDALLSPRVAAAIEAAGATCGGFADVLARNTCDTCGKHDKRGASLS
- a CDS encoding lysylphosphatidylglycerol synthase domain-containing protein — encoded protein: MKRLQWAALPVGVAILIGLVLHEGARDVLQTLRSAGYVLLWLVPLHALPLLLDAYAWHLLLARRARLVFLWWVAAVREAVSRLLPVASVGGEIVGIRLARWRVDDASAVSASVIVEVLVTMAVQYAFAALGLVLIVASSSAADTWHTIGAALLLSLPVPLVAVMLMRRGGIFQALERWAARLLGDAHPWLQGIDGKRLDVDIDALMRRTGLLLCAFAWQFAGYALGALETWWALSLLGHPVSVGGALAIEALTQAVRHAAFIVPGGVGVQEATIVLLAQLFGVNHEAALSLALVKRMREIVFGCLALASWQVAELMRTRTRRVGRPGRNAESPADPV